The DNA window ACCGCTGGTCCTGACCCAGAAGCGGATCTGGCTGATCTTCTCCGCACTTGTCGCGGGCATGTTCCTGGCCAGCCTGGACCAGACCATCGTCTCCACCGCGATGCCGACCATCGTCGGCGATCTCGGCGGCGTCGCGCACATGGCCTGGGTGACCACCGCCTACCTGCTGGCCACCACCATCGCCATGCCGATCTACGGCAAGTTCGGCGACATCTTCGGCCGCCGCGGGCTTTTCCTGTTCGCGATCGCGATCTTCACCCTGGGCTCGCTGGGTGCGGCGATCTCCACGTCGTTCTGGGAGTTCGTCACCTTCCGCGGCATCCAGGGCCTGGGCGGCGGCGGTCTGATGATCCTGTCGCAGGCGATCATCGCCGACATCGTCCCGGCCAAGGACCGCGGCAAGTACCTCGGCCCGCTGGGCGCGATCTTCGGTGTCACCGCGGTCGCCGGCCCGCTGCTCGGCGGCCTGTTCACCGACCACCTCGGGTGGGAGTGGTGCTTCTGGATCAACGTCCCGATCGGTGTCGCCGCCTTCGTGATCGCCTGGCGCACCCTGTCCCTGCCCAGCCGGAAGAACACGGCCAAGGTCGACTGGCTCGGTGTCGTCCTGCTCAGCGCGGCCACCACGACGCTGATCCTGTTCACCGACTGGGGCGGCAAGGAGTACGCCTGGAGCTCGCCGGCCATCCTCGGCCTGATCGCGGCCTTCCTGCTCGCCGTGGTGCTGTTCGTGGTCGTCGAGCTGCGCGCCGAGCAGCCGATCATCCCGATGTACCTGTTCCGCAACAGCGTGTTCGTGATCGCCACCGCCATCGGCCTGGTGCTCGGCGTCGGCATGTTCTCCGCGATCGCCTTCCTGCCGACCTTCCTGCAGATGGCCTCCGGCACCTCCGCATCGACCTCCGGCCTGCTGATGATCCCGATGATGGTCGGCCTGATGATCACCGTCATCGCGTCCTCGACCATGATCACCAGGACTGGCCGCTACCGGATCTACCCGATCGTCGGCACCCTGGTGACCGGCGCCGGCATGCTCTGGCTGACGACATTGACCGGCAGCACACCGATCTGGCTGATCTGCTGCATGATCTTCGTGATGGGCGCCGGTCTCGGCCTGATCATGCAGGTGATCGTGCTGGCCGTGCAGAACGCCGTCTCCCCCGCCGACATCGGCACCGCGACGAGCTCCAACAACTACTTCCGCGAGGTGGGTGCCTCGCTCGGCGTGGCGATCTTCGGCTCGATCTTCACCTCGCGGCTGGTCGACAACCTGACCGGTGCGTTCACCGCGAACGCCGGGCAGGCAGCGGCCTCCGGCATCGACCCGGCCAACCTGATCCCCGAGCAGGTGCGGGCCGTCGGCGATCCGCTGCACACCGCGATCGTCGACTCCTACGCCGACGCCCTGGCCCCGGTGTTCTGGTACCTGCTGCCGGCCATCGCCCTCGCCTTCGTGCTGTCCCTGTTCCTCAAGGAGGTTCCGCTCTCCGACGTCGCCGGCATGGTGGCGCGGGGCGAGGCCGTCGCCGATGGCGGCCCGGAGCGGCTCCCGGTGGCATCGGAGGACGACAGCACATCGCGCTCCGATGACGAGAACATCGACACTGCCGCCACTGTCGGCGCCGGATCCGGGTCCGGCGCGGCATCCGACGACGGTCGGCAGCCCGACGCCGACCGCCGCTGATCCGAAGGATCTCCGGACCTGATCACCTCGGCCCCGCGACCTCGGTCGCGGGGCCGAGTGCTGTCAGCGATCCTCGACGGGCCTGCCGGAGAGAGGACCACCCAGCCGGCACATCCGGGACCATTTCCCTCGGCCACCGACGGATTCGGTCCCGAAGTCCACATGCCGCCCGGCCCATCCCAGATCCGTTGCCGTCAGCCTCGTTGCACGTGGCCCACCGCAACGGATCTGCTGATCGGCGCCGACCCGACCCACCCGCAGAGGTTGCTCCACCCGCCGACCGCGACCCGACGCCCGGCGGCGACCAACCGCCCCGCCCTACCGCCACACCCCCGGAACCGGACACTCAGCCGGCGGCGAAAAAGTGTTGTGAGTGAGTACTCACTCAGCTACTCTCCCTGGCATGCAGGAATCCACCGTCGCCGCGCCGAAGGGCACCGCCCGTCCGGGCGGGCGTGCGGCACCCCTACCGGTGGAGCAGCGGCGGGCGGCGATCATCGCCGCGGCGATCCCGCTGATCACCAGGGACGGCGCCGCGGTCAGCACGAAGTCGATCGCGGAGGCGGCGGGCATCGCCGAGGGCACGCTGTTCCGCGCCTTCCAGGACAAGGACACGCTGATCCGCGCGGTCGTCGAGTCCGTGTTCGACCCCGCCCCCACCTTCGCCGCCCTCTCCGGGATCGACCGTGATGCGCCCTACCCGGACCGGATGACGGCCGTGGTGGACATCCTGCGCGAGCGGCTGGCGCAGGTCTGGACCTTGCTCGGCGCGCTGCGCATGCTCGGCCCGCCGGAGCCGCAGTCCGGCCGCCGCTGGACCCAGCCGAAGTTGTCCGACGAGTCGATGAACGCGGTGATCCGCGAGATCCTCGAGCCGCCCAGCGGTTTCCTGCGGTTCGACGCGGAGTACGTGACCCGGGTGCTGCAGATGTTCGTCTTCGCCGGCACCAACCAGCGGATCACCAACGGCCACCCGATGGAGACCGCCGACATCGTCTCGATCCTGCTCGACGGGGTCCGCGCGCACTCCCCCTGATCCGGTCCCGCCGGCCCCGCGGGCCGGGCACAACTCCACATACGCTGCCGCCGGCAGGATTCCGACTGAGCCGCCCGGCCGATCCGGATCGCCGCTGATCGACTCTGCTGCGACAACCCGTCAACAGCCGATCCGCCGGCACCCGCCCACCGCCGATCCGGTCGGCACGCACCGCCGACGACGACGCGGCCACCCGCCACCACCGCCGCTACAACGCCGGACAGTCACCGGCTCCACCCACCGGCCCATCACCGCCGCCCACAGGCCACCACCGTCGCCGCTCCACCACCGCCCGACAGCGTCGAGGCACCGGCCGGACCACCGCAGAGCACCACCCTTCCGCCGCCCGCAGCACAACGACCACGACCCGCCGCATTCCGCAGCAACCCCGGGGAGAACCATGCTCGTCCGCCTGCTCCGCACCTACCTGCGCCCCTACGCCGGCGCCCTGACCGTGGTGATCGTGCTCCAGCTGATCGGCACGATCGCCTCGCTGTACCTGCCCAGCCTCAACGCCGACATCATCGACAAGGGCGTCGCCCTCGGCGATTCCGGCTACATCGTGTCCCGCGGCGGGCTGATGCTCGCCGTCAGCCTGGTGCAGATCGTCTGCTCGATCGCCGCGGTCTGGTTCGGCGCGCGCACCGCCATGGGTTTCGGCCGCGACGTCCGGGCGGCGATCTTCCACCGCGTCGGCCGGTTCTCCGAGCGCGAGCTGAACCAGTTCGGCGCCCCGTCGCTGATCACCCGCAACACCAACGACGTGCAGCAGGTGCAGATGCTGGTGCTGATGACCTGCACCCTGCTGGTCGCGGCGCCGATCATGTGCATCGGCGGCGTCTTCATGGCGCTGAACGAGGATGCCGGTCTGTCCTGGCTGCTGCTGGTCAGCGTGCCGGTGCTGGTGATCGCGATCGGCTCCATCGTGATCCGGATGGTGCCGCAGTTCCGGCTCATGCAGACCCGGATCGACGCGATCAACCGGGTGCTGCGGGAGCAGATCACCGGCATCCGGGTGGTCCGCGCGTTCGTCCGAGAGCCCTGGGAGACAGAGCGTTTCGCGAAGGCGAACCAGGACGTCACGCAGACCGCGCTGCGTGCCGGACGGCTGCAGGCGCTCATGTTCCCGACCGTGATGCTGGTGCTCAACGTGTCGTCGGTGGCCATCCTCTGGTTCGGCGGGCACCGGGTGGACGACGCGCAGATCGAGGTCGGATCGCTGATGGCGTTCCTGTCCTACATGATGCAGATCCTCATGTCGGTCATGATGGCGACCTTCATGGCGGTGATGGTCCCGCGCGCCGCGGTGTGCGCCGAGCGCATCGAGGAGGTGCTCGGCACCGAGAGCTCCGTCGCCCCGCCGGAGCACCCGCAGCGCCGCGCCACCACCGCGGGGGAGGTCACCTTCGACCACGTCAGCTTCGGCTACCCCGGGGCGAGCACACCGGTGCTGCAGGACATCTCGTTCACCGCCACGCCCGGCACCACCACCGCGGTGATCGGCTCCACCGGTGCCGGCAAGACCACGCTGATCTCGCTGATCCCCAGACTCTTCGACGTCACCGGCGGCGCCGTCCGGCTCGACGGGGTGGACGTCAAGGACCTGGCCCCGGACGACCTCTGGTCCTCCATCGGCCTCGTCCCGCAGCGCCCGTACCTGTTCTCCGGCACCGTCGCGAGCAACCTGCGGCACGGGAACCCGGACGCCACCGACGACGAGCTGTGGGCCGCGCTGCGCATCGCCCAGGCCGAGGATTTCATCCGCGAGATGCCCGAACAGCTCGAGACCCCGGTCGCCCAGGGCGGCACCAGCGTGTCCGGCGGGCAGCGGCAGCGGCTGGCCATCGCCCGCGCCCTGGTCCGGACGCCGTCGGTCTATCTGTTCGACGACTCCTTCTCCGCACTGGATCTCACCACCGACGCCCGACTACGGGCCGCGCTGAAACCGGTCACCCGGACCGCGACGGTGATCATCGTGGCGCAGCGGGTGTCCACCGTGCTGGACGCCGACCGGATCGTGGTGCTGGAGGACGGGATCGTCGTCGGCACCGGCACCCATGCCGAGTTGCTGGAGCACTGCCCGACCTACGTCGAGATCGTGGAATCCCAGCTGGCGGCGGAGGTGTCGGCATGACCCGCCCCGGAGCAGGAACAGGAACAGGAACAGCAGCAGGTCGCTCCGAGGAGGACCGGAAGACGATCCGGTCCAACTCCGGCGGCCCGCGGGGCGGTGGCCCGTTCGCGAACGCCGGCATGCCGACCGAGGAGTCCTTGAACTTCGGCCCTTCCGCCCGCCGGCTGCTCGGCCGGCTGGCCCCGGAACGGGTCGGGTTGGTGGTGGTGACGCTGCTCGCGATCGCCGGGGTGGCCTTCTCGGTGATCGGCCCGAAGATCCTCGGCAACGCCACCGACACCATCTTCGAAGGGGTGATCGGGTCCCGGTTCCCGGCCGGGCTCACCCAGCAGCAGGCGATCGACGAGGCCCGCGCCGCCGGGAACGACACCTACGCCGACCTGCTGTCCGGGATGACGCTGATCCCCGGCCAGGGCGTCGATTTCGGCGAACTGGGCCGCATCCTGCTGCTCGCCCTCGG is part of the Nakamurella alba genome and encodes:
- a CDS encoding MDR family MFS transporter: MTTTAPAPLVLTQKRIWLIFSALVAGMFLASLDQTIVSTAMPTIVGDLGGVAHMAWVTTAYLLATTIAMPIYGKFGDIFGRRGLFLFAIAIFTLGSLGAAISTSFWEFVTFRGIQGLGGGGLMILSQAIIADIVPAKDRGKYLGPLGAIFGVTAVAGPLLGGLFTDHLGWEWCFWINVPIGVAAFVIAWRTLSLPSRKNTAKVDWLGVVLLSAATTTLILFTDWGGKEYAWSSPAILGLIAAFLLAVVLFVVVELRAEQPIIPMYLFRNSVFVIATAIGLVLGVGMFSAIAFLPTFLQMASGTSASTSGLLMIPMMVGLMITVIASSTMITRTGRYRIYPIVGTLVTGAGMLWLTTLTGSTPIWLICCMIFVMGAGLGLIMQVIVLAVQNAVSPADIGTATSSNNYFREVGASLGVAIFGSIFTSRLVDNLTGAFTANAGQAAASGIDPANLIPEQVRAVGDPLHTAIVDSYADALAPVFWYLLPAIALAFVLSLFLKEVPLSDVAGMVARGEAVADGGPERLPVASEDDSTSRSDDENIDTAATVGAGSGSGAASDDGRQPDADRR
- a CDS encoding TetR/AcrR family transcriptional regulator, yielding MQESTVAAPKGTARPGGRAAPLPVEQRRAAIIAAAIPLITRDGAAVSTKSIAEAAGIAEGTLFRAFQDKDTLIRAVVESVFDPAPTFAALSGIDRDAPYPDRMTAVVDILRERLAQVWTLLGALRMLGPPEPQSGRRWTQPKLSDESMNAVIREILEPPSGFLRFDAEYVTRVLQMFVFAGTNQRITNGHPMETADIVSILLDGVRAHSP
- a CDS encoding ABC transporter ATP-binding protein; protein product: MLVRLLRTYLRPYAGALTVVIVLQLIGTIASLYLPSLNADIIDKGVALGDSGYIVSRGGLMLAVSLVQIVCSIAAVWFGARTAMGFGRDVRAAIFHRVGRFSERELNQFGAPSLITRNTNDVQQVQMLVLMTCTLLVAAPIMCIGGVFMALNEDAGLSWLLLVSVPVLVIAIGSIVIRMVPQFRLMQTRIDAINRVLREQITGIRVVRAFVREPWETERFAKANQDVTQTALRAGRLQALMFPTVMLVLNVSSVAILWFGGHRVDDAQIEVGSLMAFLSYMMQILMSVMMATFMAVMVPRAAVCAERIEEVLGTESSVAPPEHPQRRATTAGEVTFDHVSFGYPGASTPVLQDISFTATPGTTTAVIGSTGAGKTTLISLIPRLFDVTGGAVRLDGVDVKDLAPDDLWSSIGLVPQRPYLFSGTVASNLRHGNPDATDDELWAALRIAQAEDFIREMPEQLETPVAQGGTSVSGGQRQRLAIARALVRTPSVYLFDDSFSALDLTTDARLRAALKPVTRTATVIIVAQRVSTVLDADRIVVLEDGIVVGTGTHAELLEHCPTYVEIVESQLAAEVSA